A segment of the Colletotrichum destructivum chromosome 3, complete sequence genome:
CTGCCTCGGTGATCGACCAGTGGCCAGTTCCGGGCACCGAATCGATTCACTTCATCGAGTCGGACACAGCGCGGTCCGGGAAAGCCAAGGCTCTCGGTCTCTGCAACAACACGGCGCAGaaggtcgtcgacaacgCCAAGCAGGGACACGACCCCCTCTTTATCCAGTTCGAGAGCGTGCCGACAAATTTCGTTCATCTGACTGTCTATCTCGGCACATCACAGGTGCCGATCGAGCTTAAGCCTCTGCTTCCCATCTTCAACGACAACTTCTTCAACACCCCGATCATGCGCGACGGACAAAAGGTCGGTTTCGAGCAGGTCGTCATGGAGCTGGAACAGGACACCATTAGCTATGGTCTGCGCTCTACAAGAGACTACGGTGACCCTGACGGCGTCATGGTCCAGTTCCAGATTGAACCTTCGAAGTACTCCACCGCCATCAACTGGATTCGAACAATGATGTTCGACAGCGTCTTTGACATCCAGcgcctcaaggccggcgtccAGAAGCACCTGGCCGATATTCCTGAGCTCAAGCGTGATGGTAGATCCATGGCTGCAGAGGTCGACATGTCTATTCACATGAAGAAAGAATCCTACTCTGTCGCGAAGCGGGCGCTGGTCAGGGCTGTCTACCTGCGTCGCCTCAAGAAGCTCATTGCTTCCGACCCCGACAAAGTTTTGTCATGGTTCGAGCAGTTGCGCACATCGCTCTTCACCTCGAACAACGTGCGTGTTCTGGTTACGGCCGACGTAGCGCGCCTTCCCGAAcccgtcgccgcctgggaCCTCCTCAGCAACAATCTCAAGGGATCTGACGAGTTAATCCCCATCATCAAACCGCACACGCTTCTTACGCAGGAGGGACAGAAGCCCGGCACTGTCGgtgccgtcatcgtccccATGACCACAGCAGACAGCTCCTACGGCATCAGCACCGCCAAGGGCATCACCTCTTTTGAGGACCCGCGTCTGCCCGCCATCATGGTGGCGATTGGGTACCTCGAGACGACCGAAGGCCCCCTTTGGAACTCTGTCCGCGGCCAGGGTCTGGCCTACGGCTCGTATTTTGGCCGAGAGCTCGATACAGGCACGATTCAATACAAGGTGTACCGCTCGCCGGACGTGAGCAAAGCATTTGCGGCGTCGCGCGAGACGATTCGCAAGATTGCTGAGGGTGAGGTCGAAATTGACCGCCACCTGAAGGAAGGCGCTATCAGCCAGGTCGTTGTCCAGTTCGCCGATGAGCAGTCaacgatggcgtcggcggcagcccAGAATTTCATGCTCGGCGTTGTTCGCAGTCTGCCGCTTGACTGGCACAAAAAGATCATGCGAGACGTTCGCGACGTGACCAACCAGCAGATCAAGACGGTGCTGAAGGAGCTCATCATGCCGCTTTTTGAGCCGGGCAAGAACAATATTGTCGTTACATGTGCTCCAATTCTGCAAGAGGTCAGTTCATGTAGGACCCCTAACATTATGATTTTGCTGACTGTCATCTAGAACATTGAAAAGTCTTTCAAGGAGATGGGTTACAAGACGGATGTGCAGCAGCTCGCTCATTTCCACGATGATTACGGCCTGAAGggcgaagatgacgaagaggagcttgaagacgacgaggacgaagaggacgaagaggacgaggacgacagcgagggcgacgatTTCAGTGACGAAGACTCGGATTAACGTGCGTAAAGACGTAGAAGATAAAGAATGATAGACCAAGTATCTCTACCGCTCCAATACCAAGATAAGATGAGGCCAACGACAATGGCGGAAGAAATCATGATAATTGCAGTGACGTGTTACATGGTACGTGTCCACATGATAGTGATGTGGATTGCGAATCGACGAGAGAGTTCCACGGCGAACATCGGGTCGTCGACCACCATGATAGCTCTGGCGCATGAAAAGCTCCTTAGTCCAGTTTTCCAGGGATCAGGTCTCCTTCGATTGGAGATCACCGCGCAAACCCTGGAGCAATTCGATTATGTTATAGGCTTGGCTTCCAACAACTTGGAGCTTCTTAGGGAAC
Coding sequences within it:
- a CDS encoding Putative peptidase M16, metalloenzyme, LuxS/M16 peptidase, producing MSPEEQRTPRFRKVQSFKTDYAPCQISQYVSERSGMQVIVADRKGPKTNGYFTLATEIFDDSGAPHTLEHLVFMGSKNYRYKGLLDKLASRAYSGTNAWTAVDHTAYTLESAGWEGFSQILPVYLEHVILPVLTDEACVTEVHHIDGEGNDAGVVYSEMQAVQFKSAEIMDLRARRLLYPKNVGFRYETGGMTEALRVLTPDRIRQFHRDMYQPRNLAVVIIGEADHSNLLQILDEFEESIKDDLPPLDSPFKRPWIDSAQPPALNETIITTAEFPEEDESVGEITIAFFGPSCTDIIETSALNVLLTYLCGSSVSILENVIVEKEELASSVSYWWDARPNSVIWFQPTGVETEKLEFVEKRVIDLLKEVASKPLDMEYLTSCIHRERLQVKFQAEESEGFYSNNIITDYLFGKRDGSTLRDLESLSEYEELEKWTDAQWRDFLRKWLSDAPHVSILGKPSQKLAKQQKEDEEARLAKRKEELGPEGLTNLKKRLDAAKAKNDEPIPASVIDQWPVPGTESIHFIESDTARSGKAKALGLCNNTAQKVVDNAKQGHDPLFIQFESVPTNFVHLTVYLGTSQVPIELKPLLPIFNDNFFNTPIMRDGQKVGFEQVVMELEQDTISYGLRSTRDYGDPDGVMVQFQIEPSKYSTAINWIRTMMFDSVFDIQRLKAGVQKHLADIPELKRDGRSMAAEVDMSIHMKKESYSVAKRALVRAVYLRRLKKLIASDPDKVLSWFEQLRTSLFTSNNVRVLVTADVARLPEPVAAWDLLSNNLKGSDELIPIIKPHTLLTQEGQKPGTVGAVIVPMTTADSSYGISTAKGITSFEDPRLPAIMVAIGYLETTEGPLWNSVRGQGLAYGSYFGRELDTGTIQYKVYRSPDVSKAFAASRETIRKIAEGEVEIDRHLKEGAISQVVVQFADEQSTMASAAAQNFMLGVVRSLPLDWHKKIMRDVRDVTNQQIKTVLKELIMPLFEPGKNNIVVTCAPILQENIEKSFKEMGYKTDVQQLAHFHDDYGLKGEDDEEELEDDEDEEDEEDEDDSEGDDFSDEDSD